The stretch of DNA CCAGAGAACTTTTCAAGTACTGGCACACAATCCTCTTCTGTCGCACCAGGATAGACAGTAGACTCATAGATAACGATATCATCTTTTTTCAGTACTTTACCAATGGATTCACTGGCTTTAAGCAGTGGTGTTAAGTCTGGACGTTTATGCTCATCAATAGGAGTTGGTACAGTGACCACATAAATATTACAATCAGCTATCTCATCCAAAACATTGGTGAATTTCATACCATTTGCTAATGCTTCATTGACTTGATCTCCACTGAGCTCCAACGTGCGGTCCACACCGGAGTTAAGCTCATCAACACGCCACTGAGCGATATCAAAACCAACGACCTCATATTTCTCTGAAAATGCATGCGCCAGTGGCAAACCAACGTAACCAAGTCCGATAACTGCTATCTTATATGCCATATTTATAATTCCTGATTTAAATTGATGATATTGTATCGAAAAAGGGTTAGAGTCTATTGACCTGACACCTAAAACAAGCTTCACTTTTTTATAAAAATGAAAGTATAGTAAAAAGATGTCACATTCTTATAACATCTATTTCATATGAATGATAATTAGCTTTAAAGTTGCTCAGTTCCAGAAGATACTTCTGACATTTTAAAGACAAAGTAAATTCTCGGTTTTTGACATGTATGCCATCACCATAAGGGTTGCTTGCTTTGCTCATATGCTTATAAGATTTTTAATTGTCTATAAGCTTTTGTGCCGATGAGCTCAGTATCTGTTCCAACAAGTTTGACTATACCTGCATCTAATGCTTCAGGACGTTCCGTCGTATCCTTCATTACTAACACCGGCTTACCTAAAGAAGGTGCTTCCTCCTGCACTCCACCACTGTCTGTAATGATGAAATATGACTTCTCCATCATATAGACAAACTCTTCATACAACCATTGCAGTATGAGGTAGATATTTGGTACATCTGAAAGCGGCTCTTTTACCGGTTTTTGTACATTTGGGTTTAAATGGACAGGATAGACAATATCGATATTTGGATTGGAAATAGCGATCTTTTTCAATGCATTGCAAATATTGATAAAACCTTGACCAAAGTTTTCTCTTCTGTGGCCCGTAACGAGAATGAATTTTGAATGCTGAATGTTGAACTATCGATGGCCTTCTCTATGGTAGAGACAATTTCTTGTTCTAGCTCAGGATTGTTCTGAATCTTCTTTAAGGCTAAGAACAGTGCATCAATAACGGTTTTGCCTGTGACTTCTATATTGCGTTCATTCACATTCTCTTTAAGCAAGTTCTCTTTGGATGTAGCAGTAGGTGCAAAGTGGTGGGCAGTGATCTTTGTTGTCAGTTGGCGGTTTGCCTCTTCTGGCCAAGGTGAGTAAATATCTCCCGTTCTAAGACCTGCTTCAATATGTGCAACACTGATCTGTTGATAGAATGCTGCCAGAGCTGCAGTAAAAGTCGTCGATGTATCACCATGGACAAAAACCACATCAAGTTTAAAATCCGTAAGTATAGACTTCATACCAAGAAGTACATTAGATACCACATCATAAAGATCTTGCCCCGGTTTCATGATATTAAGATCATGATCTGGCACGAGATCAAACAATTCCAAAACCTGGTCAAGCATCTCACGGTGTTACGCAGTCACACACATTTTAGTTTCAAAAGTATCAGAATATTTCTAAAACTTTTTCACAAGCGGCGTCATTTTAATAGCTTCAGGACACGTCCCAAATACAATTAATAATTTTTCTTATACCACTGGTACATTTTCTCAATTCCTTCTTTTAAATCAACACTATGTTCCCATCCAAGTCCATGGAGTTTAGAGACATCTGTCAGTTTCTTCATCGTACCGTCAGGCTTATCGGCATTGAAGTAGAGTTCACCTTGGAATCCAATAATTTCTTTGATAGTCTCAGCAAGTTCTTTAATGGAAATATCAACACCAGTACCAATGTTGATATGGGTATTACGAACTTCCAGGTTTTGTACTTCGTTCGGTGTGCAAGTAGTGTTTGAACCATCAGTTAGTGTGTACGTATCGGCAAAGTCTCTATTTTCCATGAGGAAGACACAGGCATCTGCCATATCTTCTGACCAAAGGAATTCACGCATAGGCTTACCTGAGCCCCAGATCTCTATTTGAGTAGCGTTAAGCGTTGAGCGTTGAGCGTTAAGAGCCTTGATTCCGTATTTATTTAATACATCTATAATTGTTTCCTCTGAAGCTGATCCATCGATGCCTTCAATAGGTAACTTATTTAGATCAGCTCTAATCGTTTTCCAATCGTTATTTTCTAATGCTTTTCCAAGATGGATCTTTCTTATCAGTGCAGGAAGTACATGAGACTTTTCAAGGTCAAAATTATCGTTAGGGCCATAAAGATTTGTCGGCATGACTGAGATGTAGTTGGTGCCATACTGTAAATTGTAACTCTCACACATCTTGATGCCTGCTATCTTGGCTATGGCATATGGTTCGTTAGTGTACTCAAGGGTATCAGTAAGCAAACAATCTTCAGGCATGGGTTGTGGTGCATTTTTTGGGTAGATGCATGTTGAACCTAAAAACATTAGTTTCTTGACACCATTTTTATAACTTTGGTGGATGATGTTGTTCTGTATCTGCAGATTTTCATAGATAAAATCTGCACGATAAGTGTTGTTGGCTACGATGCCCCCTACTTTTGCTGCTGCGAGGAACACATACTCCGGCTTTTCGCTTTCAAAGAAAGAAGCCACTGCCTGTTGATCTAATAGATCAAGTTCAGCATGTGTCTTTCCGATGACATTAGTGTAGCCTTTGGCCTTAAGGTTCGAGACAATAGCAGAGCCTACCAATCCTCTATGACCGGCTACATATATCTTAGCATCTTTATTCACTATACTGCCTACTCGAAGTAATTCATGATAGTATAACCACCATCTTTAAGATACTGGTCTTTTGTCATTAGTTTAAGATCTGATGCCATCATATCATTGACAAGTTCTTCTAATTTATACTCTCTTTTCCAGCCCAGTTTTTTCTCTGCTTTGGATGGATCACCAATAAGAAGATCAACTTCTGTCGGACGGAAGTAACGAGGATCAACACCAACCACCTCTTTGCCAATCTCAACCTGATACTCTGGGTTAGAACAAGAGACTACATAAGCTTTTTCATCTACACCTTCCCCTTTGAACTCCAACTCTATTCCTGCATAAGCAAATGCCATACGTACAAACTCTCTTACTGGAGTCGTAACACCTGTAGCGATGACCCAATCTTCTGGTTCATCTGCCTGTAGGATCATCCACATCATTTTGACATAATCTTTCGCATGACCCCAATCACGTTTAGCATCAAGGTTTCCAAGATAGAGTTTGTCTTGAAGACCAAGGGCTATCTTAGAAGCTGCGCGGGTGATCTTACGTGTTACAAAAGTCTCTCCACGTACCGGTGATTCATGGTTGAACAAGATACCGTTACATGCGAACATATCATACGCTTCACGGTAGTTCACCGTGATCCAGTAGGCATACATTTTTGCTACGGCATAAGGAGATCTTGGGTAAAAAGGAGTAGTTTCTGTTTGAGGTACTTCTTGTACTTTTCCATACAGTTCTGAAGTGGATGCCTGGTAGATCTTTGTCTTTTTTTCAAGTCCAAGGAGTCTGACTGCTTCCAAGATACGTAAAGTTCCTGTAGCATCTGCATTAGCAACATATTCAGGTGTTTCAAATGACACGGCAACATGACTCATCGCAGCAAGGTTGTAGATCTCGTCTGGCTGTGTCTCCTGAATAATACGAGTAAGGTTCATAGAGTCAGTCATATCTCCATAGTGTAAGATAAGGTTTCTATTTTCTACGTGAGGATCTTGATAGAGGTGATCGATACGGTCTGTGTTAAAGAGTGATGCTCTTCTTTTGATACCATGTACTACATATCCTTTTTTGAGCAGGAATTCTGCCAGGTAAGAACCATCTTGACCTGTGATCCCTGTAATTAGTGCTACTTTTTTATTTTCTGCCATTTAACTCTCCTTTTGCTGTGGGACTGTACCCTTTGATACTATAAAATAATCTTTGACATACTTGTGTACTTCATCGCTTTGTATCAGTTCTTCAAGACCAAACCAACGATACTCGTTGTGCTGATCTTCTGGCAGATCTTCAAGACCTGATACTTCTATCTCATAAGCAAGATTTACATAGTGTGTTGAAACATCATCAAAAATGCCATCGTTATAGAGATGTTCAAATACACCTATAAACCTTGGATTTTCAGGTAGAATCATACCTATTTCCATATTACAGATACGATGTATGGCACTCTTAATAGGCTCATTTTTGAGTACCCTGCCACCCAATGTAAACCAGTACCCTTGGGCTGGTTTATTGACCCTTTTCCCAAGTAAAACTTTACCATTATGTTTCACAATAATATCAACAGAGACAAGTGGGGTATTCTCAATAATAGTTTTAAACAGATCCCCTTTAAGATACCCTGGATTATTTTCTTTCAAAATCATCCTCTATACGTACAATATCATCTTCACCCACATACTCGCCTACCTGTGCTTCGATCATCACAAGGTCAATCTTCCCAACATTCTCAAGACGGTGGACTTCACCTATAGAGATATATGTTGATTCATTTGAAGTCACAGTAAACTCTTCTGTACCTTTTGTGACCATTGCTGTACCGCTTACCACCACCCAGTGTTCAGAACGGTGATGGTGCTTTTGTAAAGAAAGACGTTTACCTGTTTTCACAACGATACGTTTCACTTTATAGCCATTAGACTCATCCAGTATGGTATAGGTACCCCAAGGGCGATGTGCCGTGACATGGATATTCGGCAGTTCAGAGTTTTGTTCTTTAAGTGATTTGACTACCTCTTTGACCTTTTGGCTACTCCCTTTTTTAGAAACAAGCAGTGCATCTGCTGTATCGATAATGATCAAATCATCTACATCTATTGTTGCTACTTGCTTAGGTGAGAGAACAAGGTTATTGGTTGAACCAATATTGATAATATTATCACTTGATGCTATCTCTTCATCCAAAGATTCAAAACTTCCTAGGTCACTCCATGCAATGTCTGAAGGTATGACTTTTACCTTGCTACTTTTTTCCATGACGGCATAGTCTATACTGTCTTCTGGAATAGCCAACATATCTTCATAAGTTATACGGATCATCTCATCTTTCTTTGCATTGTTAAATGCTGACAAAGAAGCCTCGTAGATCTCAGGGGAGTCTTGTTTTAACTCTTCAAGAAAGACACCTGCTTTAAAACAGAACATTCCAGAGTTCCAGTAGTAATTTCCTGCATCAAGGTAAGCTTGAGCTGTAAGGGCATTAGGTTTCTCTTTAAACGAAAGCACTGACTCACCATTTGCCTCAATGTAGCCAAACCCTGTCTCTGGGTATTGCGGTGTGATACCAAAAGTCACAAGATTGTCTGATTGTGCTAATATTTTTGCCTTCTCTATAGCTTCGAGATACGCTTGCTCATTTTTAATAAGGTGATCCGATGGTGTCACAAGGACAATCTCTTCTGCATTCAACGCAAAACAAGCAAGTGCTATAGCTGGTGCCGTGTTTCTTCCTACTGGTTCTAAAAGATACCTAGATGTATTAATATTGAGTTCTTCTATCTGATCCACTGCAAGAAAATACTGTTCAGCATTAGATACGATGAACTGTGAGTCACATGCTTTCTGATTACGGGAAACTGTCTTTTGGAAAAGAGATTCACCTTCAAAAAGCTTAACAAACTGTTTTGGCATGAGTGTACGGCTAAGTGGCCAAAGTCTTGTCCCACTCCCTCCACATAATATGATATTTGTCATCGATTTACCCTCACATCTTGTTATAAAAGTGGTTCGTCGCTGCAACAAACCCATCCACAGAACCACAATCAAAACGTTGCCCATCAAATTTATAAGCGATCACCTTACCCCTCTTCGCCTGCTCAAGAAGAGCATCTGTGATCTGGATCTCACCATTTTTTCCTGGTTTTGTCTCTCTAAGTATATCAAAGATGTCAGGAGTCAGGATGTAGCGTCCGATGATGGCCATGTTCGTTGGTGCATCTTTTGGATCTGGTTTTTCCACCATATCTGTCACTCTGTAGGTATCGTCCGTATTATCGACCAGTTTTCCGGCTATGATACCATACTTATATGTCTCTTCCTTAGGAACTTCTTCGATAGCTACAACAGAACATTGATACTTTTCAAAAACTTCGATCATCTGTTTAAGTACACCATCATTCACATTGGTACAGAGATCATCTGCGAGAATCACAGCAAATGGTTCATTTCCTATCAGCGTTTCACCTGTAAGAATAGCATGTCCCAAACCTTTCATCTCTACTTGTCTTGTGTATGAGAAGGTGCATTGGGTGATAAGAGAACATATCTCATCAAGGAGGTGCTCCTTGCTTGTACCTTTGATCTGATGTTCAAGTTCATACATGATGTCAAAATGGTCTTCGATGGCACGTTTACCACGACCTGTAATGATCGCCATCGTATTCAGACCCGCTTCAAGTGCTTCTTCTACCCCATACTGGATAAGTGGTTTAGTGAGGACCGGTAGCATCTCTTTTGGGGTGGCTTTGGTCGCTGGTAAGAAACGGGTACCGTATCCTGCAGCGGGAAATAGACATTTTCTGATTCTCAAATTTTTTTCTCCCATTCGAGTGTTGTTTTGCAGATGACTTCCAGATCATCATATCGCGGTTGCCAATGCATGGTATTTTTGATCTTTGTATTATCAGAGATAAGGATAGCAGGATCTCCTGCACGTCTCTCTTTGATCTCCACCGTAAAATCAATGCCGGAGACTTTTTTCATGGTATCAATGACCTCTTTGACCGAAAAGCCTCGACTATACCCTACATTGAACACATCACTATCATGATCTTCAAGATACTCCAAAGCCTCTATATGTGCCTGAGCAAGATCTACTACGTGGATATAGTCTCGGATACCCGTACCATCATGTGTAGGATAATCGTCTCCAAAGATATACATCTTTTCACGCTTGCCTATGGCAGTTTCTGCAGCTACTTTTATGAGCAGTGTAGCATTTTTGGTGGACTGACCGATACGGCCATCAGGATCAGAACCCGCGACATTAAAATAACGCAGTGCTGCATACTTGAAATCATCATAAGCAAAGGCTGTGTCTTTGAGTACTCTTTCACTCATGAGTTTACTCATCCCGTACGGGTTGATAGGATCTGTTGGATCACTCTCTTTAAGTCCAGTTTCCAAGTTTACAACAGTAGCATCAGGCTCTCCATACGTTGCTGCTGTTGAGGAGAAGATAAATTTCTTTACTCCATTTTCTGTGGCACACTTTATGAGGTTAGCCGTATTGGCAGTATTGTTAAGATAATATTTTAAAGGATTTTCAACACTTTCTGGTACCACAAGTGAAGCAGCAAAATGGATGATCGCATCAAACTGATTTTCATGCATGATATTTTCAATCTTGCTAAAATCGGAAAGGTCTTCTTCCATGAAATTCAAAGTGACATTGTTTTCTTTTGCAATAACAGTTAATGTATCAATAGTCGCTTGAAATCCAGTCACAAGGTTATCTAAAATAGTAATTTTATGATTACTATTTTCAAGCAAAAGTTTTACAATATGGCTACCAATGTACCCTGCACCACCAGTAACAAGAATATGCATTACTTATGTTCCTTCTTCCCAATCCTCTTAGTATGCACTATGCGATATAAAAGGCCTAATTTAAAATTGTTATATTATATCTTAACTTCATTAAGTGCTATGAATGAAAGAGAGATAACCGTCGTATTTACATTCAAGGCAGGATTTTAGTATAAAAATGTCACATCTATGTCATATTGCTTATATAAATTATCAAATAAACCTTCTCATGAAAAAAGGAAATATCACCATTATCTTTTTATCTATAGAGTACTTTTTTATAGAAATCAATCTTATCTTTGTTTCTCTATTGAGCCCACTGCACAATATCGTTCACTGTAATCTAAGAGATTACTTGAATATCCTTACGTTCATCCTCCACATTTGCTTCATTTCTCCTCTTTTCATTTATTTTTCATTACCATCCATCTTTGATATACAGTGAATCCAAAGTTCTTTTAGCTCTTTTTTTTAGATCTTGGTAGGTGTATTGCTTTGCTAATTTTGGATCTTTTGGTTTGTTGTAGGTCAGAGAGATCGATACATACTTGATTTTCGTTTTTATCTCATTAACTTTGAAACATCCATAACTTATTCGCTTTTTTCTATATTTGCTATGGGTTGAAGTTCTTTCGGTACAAGAATAATTTTCTTTTCCAGCACGAAAAGTTTTCAGAGAAATATCCATAATTTCTCCATTATTTTTAACTCTTTTGGGCATTCGAGTTCTTAGATACTCTACATCATTATTTTCTATTACTCTTTCTCGTTCTCCATATTTTAGAACATTTCCAGATGTAGATACTGCAATATGATAAACTATAGAATTTTTAAATCCAAATGCTATCGTTCTACCATCGCGCATACTCATTCCACTCCATCCACCCATTTTAGAAAAATCTGATTGTTTAGCGGTTGGGAATTGAAAAGAAAAACCTTTTCCTTCAAAAACGTAATTTTTCATCGTCTCTACATTGGCAACAGTAAAAAATGCAGGGGGTTTGTTACCACTCATGGCTATTTGTGTCTTAGTAATATTATCTGCTATTTTTGCTCCACTACACCCAGAAATGAAAAGCATTGTTATACATACAATTAAAAATTTCATTATTTACCTCCTGTTATATCTAGTACTGTTTGTTGTTTGCTCTCTATGTCACTTTTTCTTTGAACGTTAGGTAGTAAGTCCAGCTTGACATCTACCTTATCATTACCATTTTCATCTTTGATTCTAAAGTTAGTTTCATAATAGTGTTCTACAGGGAACTCTCTAGGTTCTACAGACTCATTTGGGTTAGCATAGTTTCGAATATCTGGTGTAAAGTTCTCTTCTCCACACCCAATGACGCAGCCGTAGTAGGAGTGTGTTGAACTTCCACCGACACCAAAAAGACGACCAGCAGAAAGTGTGCTTTCTTTCATATTTTCACCTAAATTCTCAGAATTATTAATTCCTGCAGACTGATACCCTAATACTGATCCTACAAAATCACTTTTTAAAACCGTAGCCAACATATACACGCCCTGCTCGGTAAAAGCATAAGGTGCTCTTCTCAGCCCCATTCTATCTGAATTGGAGGTCACAAATTGTGACCTTCAATTTTCAAACTCTTCTTTAGATAACTGAAACATAAAGTCACTTGGGAATCTTTTTATATTTCTTTTTACTGCCTGATTTAGTACTTTTGTCTCAACTTGATATAGTTCAGCCAGATCTCTATCGAGCATCACTTGTTCGCCTATAATAAGCTAAATTACAAAAAGGAATATACTTAGGATACAAATTTCAAGATAAAAAATTTCTATAAGATCTATAATACATGAAGGATGTCACATCTATGTAATATTTTAAACTAAAAAGAAAGTATTTTAAAAATATTGATAAATTTTATTTATGGGATTTTTTTATGAAGTGGCTCCGGCACCAGGATTCGAACCTGGGACCAAATGATTAACAGTCATCTACTCTACCGCTGAGCTATGCCGGAACAATGGTTGAAAGAAGCGTATGCTTGTTTCGTGGGTGAGATTATAGTAAAAAAGTTTTTTAAAGTCAAGGATATTTTAGGCTTTTTTGTAAAAATCTACGCCATTTGTTGAAACTTGCTTTATTTTCTTTTCATGGAGAAGATCTTGTACCCTGTTTTGACTCTCATCATCAAAAAGTGCTTCGATATCTTCTGCAGTCAAAGGACGTTTCGATAAAGTCTCCAATATCTCTTCATCAGAGTAGCTGGAAGCTGAGATCTCCGCTTTTTTTCGCGATGCTATGTAGACGGGCAACGAACTGTCAAAAAGATGGCTGATCTCCAGTAGTTTTTCATAGCTGACAGGCTTTACATCATAGGCAGGCGGTCTGTCTATGGTCCCTATATCTATACGTGTGGGTTGCAGTTTCAGCAGGTATTCATTGAGTTTGGCGATCTCTTCTTTGGAGTCATTGAGTGTTTTGACGATGAGTATCTCTATGACGAGCGGTCCTTCATATCTGCTTTTAAAGGCCAACATCCCTGCTTTGATCTTCTCGACCTCTATACCCTTATGGGAACGGTCAAGTTTTTGCAAGCATTTTTGGGTGGCACAGTCCAGGGAGAGTTTCACTTCATCGAGTTTCAGCAGTGCATCCTGTACATTGACATCATCGATGTTGGCAGCATTGGAGAGGATGAGTGTCTTGGTGCTGCCTTTAAAGCTGTTGATCTCATCTATGAGTTCTGAGAGATAGGGGTAAAGAGTGGGTTCACCATTGGCCGTGAGGGTGATGAAATCTATATCACCATGTTCTTTCAGCGCTGCTTTCAGTGCAGTGGTGACTATTTCTACACTTACGACATCCTCATAGGTATCCATCGTTTTAGCCGGGTCCAGTTCACAGTAGAGACAGTCAAAATTACACTGTTTTTTACCGGGACTCAGGTCAACCCCTAAAGATTTACCAAAACGTCTGGAATGTATGGGACCGAAGATCACCTTTGGTGAGTGTTCAGCGTTAGGCGTTAAGCGTTCAGTTTTATAAGACATGACTTCTCTCTTTGAATAATCTTTGACGCTTCTTTTCCAACTTCTTTTCAAAAGCCTCTACCGTATGCTTATCTACAAGTTTATCACGGTTGCCCAGTTGATACCCCAGTTCTGCTTCAAACTTCAAGAGGGATATCTTCTTATAGAGTTCCATGATCTTTAGATTGGTCAATCCTCCCAGAAAATTCCGCATGAGACTCAACTTCTCTCTCAGATAGACTTCCTCACCTATATTACTCATTTGCAATTCTGTCAGCTTCTCTTTATAGGTATTGCTGTCGATCAGCTCCATCGCGAACTCTTTGTTAATAAAGTAGTCCGCCACCGTCGTAAAATAGTGACTAAAAGGCTTCTTGATATTCTGCACTTTTTTTGAACCCCAAAGATACTTCGCCGCGACCTTCTGGAACTCTTTTCTTAAGGCTTCTATCTCATCATCCACTGGCACAAGTTTTCCGTCTTCTCTTAATCGGAAGTTCCTGTTAAAAGCCATGGAGATAGCGTTCATGGTATTTTGAAACTCCGTTTTGGCATTGCTAGAACGGTTAAGCAGTGCGATAAGCAGCTCTTTGATCTTCATCTTGTCATAATGCACGCTCTCATAGCCAGGCACTGTGAGTGTTTTCAAATAGAGCAGTTTTCGTATATCCTTTACCCGTACTTCACTCTTGATGGAACGCAGTAGGATCTCCTGCAGTTTTTCTTTGGTGTAGATATTGAGCGAATCGATGATATCGGTCACGCGGTACCTGTTCTCATCTGCCAGATCCATCGCCTGACACAAAATGGTTTTACCTGTAATGTTTTGGATCGTGATGCCTTTGGATCCAAGGTACTTCTCCTCCAAGGCAATGGCATTGAGAACATACTGTTTTAAATAGAGATACTCAGGGTACTCTTCCAGTTCATGCACACGCTTTACCAAAGAAGCCAAAGCATACTCTCTGACATCGTCCGGAAGGTTCTCATAGAACTCATACTTGAAGATACGTCTGAAGTTATTGAGGTTTGCGTTGAATCGTAAAGGGGTATCCAAGGTAGCTGAAGCCTTTTGTAACATACTGTCCAAGATAGTTTCTCCATCATGGCTGAATGCCGTATGCCCGATGTCATGCAACAGCCCTACGATCTTTCCTATCTTGAAAAAGTTCAGATCCACATCATTACCAAGTTGTCTACTCAGATGGTTCAGTATGTACTCTGTGCTCAGGCCTACTTCCATGGAATGGCTATAGCGGTTTCTAATACTGTCCTTGGTACGTTTAGAGAGGTACATCGGGATATCTTTGAGACGTACGAACACCTTGTGTCCTACGATCCCCAATTCACATTCCTCGACTGCGATGCGATAATGTTCTCTCATCATCATGCCCTTTCAGGGATTATTTTTTACTGACCCTCTGACATTCACTGACAAAGTGTTTCGCATTTTCTACCGGCACATCAGGGAGGATGCCGTGTCCGAGGTTGAAGATATGTCTTTTACCGCCCATGATCTCTTGGATCGCTTCTACACACGCTGTTGTTGCCTCTTGGGAGTAGAGTCTGCATGGTTCCATATTTCCTTGAAGGACGTATTTATCACCCAGTTTCTCTTTGGCCAAG from Sulfurovum xiamenensis encodes:
- a CDS encoding GDP-mannose mannosyl hydrolase, whose translation is MKENNPGYLKGDLFKTIIENTPLVSVDIIVKHNGKVLLGKRVNKPAQGYWFTLGGRVLKNEPIKSAIHRICNMEIGMILPENPRFIGVFEHLYNDGIFDDVSTHYVNLAYEIEVSGLEDLPEDQHNEYRWFGLEELIQSDEVHKYVKDYFIVSKGTVPQQKES
- a CDS encoding UDP-N-acetylglucosamine 2-epimerase, yielding MFDLVPDHDLNIMKPGQDLYDVVSNVLLGMKSILTDFKLDVVFVHGDTSTTFTAALAAFYQQISVAHIEAGLRTGDIYSPWPEEANRQLTTKITAHHFAPTATSKENLLKENVNERNIEVTGKTVIDALFLALKKIQNNPELEQEIVSTIEKAIDSSTFSIQNSFSLRATEEKTLVKVLSIFAMH
- a CDS encoding UDP-N-acetylglucosamine 2-epimerase yields the protein MQHSKFILVTGHRRENFGQGFINICNALKKIAISNPNIDIVYPVHLNPNVQKPVKEPLSDVPNIYLILQWLYEEFVYMMEKSYFIITDSGGVQEEAPSLGKPVLVMKDTTERPEALDAGIVKLVGTDTELIGTKAYRQLKIL
- the gmd gene encoding GDP-mannose 4,6-dehydratase; the protein is MAENKKVALITGITGQDGSYLAEFLLKKGYVVHGIKRRASLFNTDRIDHLYQDPHVENRNLILHYGDMTDSMNLTRIIQETQPDEIYNLAAMSHVAVSFETPEYVANADATGTLRILEAVRLLGLEKKTKIYQASTSELYGKVQEVPQTETTPFYPRSPYAVAKMYAYWITVNYREAYDMFACNGILFNHESPVRGETFVTRKITRAASKIALGLQDKLYLGNLDAKRDWGHAKDYVKMMWMILQADEPEDWVIATGVTTPVREFVRMAFAYAGIELEFKGEGVDEKAYVVSCSNPEYQVEIGKEVVGVDPRYFRPTEVDLLIGDPSKAEKKLGWKREYKLEELVNDMMASDLKLMTKDQYLKDGGYTIMNYFE
- a CDS encoding GDP-L-fucose synthase family protein: MNKDAKIYVAGHRGLVGSAIVSNLKAKGYTNVIGKTHAELDLLDQQAVASFFESEKPEYVFLAAAKVGGIVANNTYRADFIYENLQIQNNIIHQSYKNGVKKLMFLGSTCIYPKNAPQPMPEDCLLTDTLEYTNEPYAIAKIAGIKMCESYNLQYGTNYISVMPTNLYGPNDNFDLEKSHVLPALIRKIHLGKALENNDWKTIRADLNKLPIEGIDGSASEETIIDVLNKYGIKALNAQRSTLNATQIEIWGSGKPMREFLWSEDMADACVFLMENRDFADTYTLTDGSNTTCTPNEVQNLEVRNTHINIGTGVDISIKELAETIKEIIGFQGELYFNADKPDGTMKKLTDVSKLHGLGWEHSVDLKEGIEKMYQWYKKNY
- a CDS encoding ORF6N domain-containing protein gives rise to the protein MMLDRDLAELYQVETKVLNQAVKRNIKRFPSDFMFQLSKEEFEN
- the galE gene encoding UDP-glucose 4-epimerase GalE, encoding MHILVTGGAGYIGSHIVKLLLENSNHKITILDNLVTGFQATIDTLTVIAKENNVTLNFMEEDLSDFSKIENIMHENQFDAIIHFAASLVVPESVENPLKYYLNNTANTANLIKCATENGVKKFIFSSTAATYGEPDATVVNLETGLKESDPTDPINPYGMSKLMSERVLKDTAFAYDDFKYAALRYFNVAGSDPDGRIGQSTKNATLLIKVAAETAIGKREKMYIFGDDYPTHDGTGIRDYIHVVDLAQAHIEALEYLEDHDSDVFNVGYSRGFSVKEVIDTMKKVSGIDFTVEIKERRAGDPAILISDNTKIKNTMHWQPRYDDLEVICKTTLEWEKKI
- a CDS encoding radical SAM protein, whose protein sequence is MSYKTERLTPNAEHSPKVIFGPIHSRRFGKSLGVDLSPGKKQCNFDCLYCELDPAKTMDTYEDVVSVEIVTTALKAALKEHGDIDFITLTANGEPTLYPYLSELIDEINSFKGSTKTLILSNAANIDDVNVQDALLKLDEVKLSLDCATQKCLQKLDRSHKGIEVEKIKAGMLAFKSRYEGPLVIEILIVKTLNDSKEEIAKLNEYLLKLQPTRIDIGTIDRPPAYDVKPVSYEKLLEISHLFDSSLPVYIASRKKAEISASSYSDEEILETLSKRPLTAEDIEALFDDESQNRVQDLLHEKKIKQVSTNGVDFYKKA
- the galU gene encoding UTP--glucose-1-phosphate uridylyltransferase GalU, yielding MGEKNLRIRKCLFPAAGYGTRFLPATKATPKEMLPVLTKPLIQYGVEEALEAGLNTMAIITGRGKRAIEDHFDIMYELEHQIKGTSKEHLLDEICSLITQCTFSYTRQVEMKGLGHAILTGETLIGNEPFAVILADDLCTNVNDGVLKQMIEVFEKYQCSVVAIEEVPKEETYKYGIIAGKLVDNTDDTYRVTDMVEKPDPKDAPTNMAIIGRYILTPDIFDILRETKPGKNGEIQITDALLEQAKRGKVIAYKFDGQRFDCGSVDGFVAATNHFYNKM
- a CDS encoding mannose-1-phosphate guanylyltransferase/mannose-6-phosphate isomerase; amino-acid sequence: MTNIILCGGSGTRLWPLSRTLMPKQFVKLFEGESLFQKTVSRNQKACDSQFIVSNAEQYFLAVDQIEELNINTSRYLLEPVGRNTAPAIALACFALNAEEIVLVTPSDHLIKNEQAYLEAIEKAKILAQSDNLVTFGITPQYPETGFGYIEANGESVLSFKEKPNALTAQAYLDAGNYYWNSGMFCFKAGVFLEELKQDSPEIYEASLSAFNNAKKDEMIRITYEDMLAIPEDSIDYAVMEKSSKVKVIPSDIAWSDLGSFESLDEEIASSDNIINIGSTNNLVLSPKQVATIDVDDLIIIDTADALLVSKKGSSQKVKEVVKSLKEQNSELPNIHVTAHRPWGTYTILDESNGYKVKRIVVKTGKRLSLQKHHHRSEHWVVVSGTAMVTKGTEEFTVTSNESTYISIGEVHRLENVGKIDLVMIEAQVGEYVGEDDIVRIEDDFERK